A segment of the Triticum urartu cultivar G1812 chromosome 1, Tu2.1, whole genome shotgun sequence genome:
aagtACATGCATTTGTTAAATTTTTTTAATCCTTGAATAAATAATTTAATGCATCTTAAAATCTTAACATGTGATGAGGAACAATCAAATTGAGACTTATAAACCAGAAAGAGAGAGTACCTAGCTAGCTCCAAGATGATTTGAGACGATTCATAGGCCCAGCTCTTTTGCCAGAATCCGACCTTTATCTAGTTTCTCCTAAAATCTTTGAACCCCATTTGTTTTACAATCATATCTAGTTAAGATCTAATTAGATAGGATTGTAAAATAAATGGGCCTAAAAAATTCTGAGAGAAACTGGGTAGGAGTTGAAATCTGGAAGAATCCTTAAATTCTGGCAAAAGAACTGGACCATAAGATGATGTAGTCATATGATGTGTATTGTCTGATCCACTTGTCAGTGTACAAAGACAAGCATGTCTAGTAGTAGTTGGAATTATATAATATGTGTGTGCTGATTGCAAAATTATACTCATGGATCAAAGTAAATGCATTTGGAAGAACGGTATGACTATATGCACATATCCTTTCTTAGAAACTATGCTTGTATTCGAATCACGATATAATACAAAATTATTAAACCGAATAAACACAccttaacacatgcataaacaACCAGAATAACAAAGAGCACTCTAAAATAATCAGCAAAACATAAAGATTTCTGAAGCTCTGTGTCATCATCTCTAAATCTTGCCAGGAGACCCCTGCAACACAGTAATATGCATCTAGACCCAAGCAGGTCCTCATTTTCAACCACGGCATAATGATCGTCATGCTGCTCCCCCACTTCCTCGCTCCGGCGTAAAAAAGACAAGAACACACATGTGCATCCAACACGCCTGCACTAGCCTTTGTCATTTGTGGCTTTGAGTGCTGCTATATGTGCCCCTTCCAGATGGAAGAAAACTAGGATCCGGTTCCGGCGCTGCGGCCGGGCCAACCGCTCGGGCAAAGCAGGAATccctccagcagcagcacaaagAAGGATGAAGAAACACAACAGAAAATCATGCCAACGAGGAAGAAGAATCTTCGCCTCCACCCAACCACCACCCATCCGAGGACCAAACCGGCCAGTGCCAGTCGACCTCCAGACACCATAGCCCGCGACCTCAATGAGAACCGGGGATCCCCCACTCCGTTGGCTCCTAAAGGAAGGCTAGAGCCTCGTCTGACCGCAAACGGAGCCCGGAGACACTTATTCAGATGCACCGCCGCTGCGACGGCCTCGGTAGCAACTCCCTCAACCCTAACCCTACTGAGAACACATCGGACACACAGATCTGAGGTTCCCCCTCCCTCCCTCTGTTGGAGCGGCTGGCAAAGGGAGAGGGAACCGGCGACGCCGACGGCGCACAAAGGGATCTGCTGCTCTTGGGATCGCCTGGCTAACCACCCCCGCTTGATTCGCTGCCGCCTACTACGAGCTATACCACGGCTCGCCTGCAGGGGCGCACATATTGAGCCGGCCCAATAACCAGGACTCACCTGCTTGtgtcatactccctccgtcccgaaaAACATGTCGCAGGCTCAGTTCATTTGTAATTTTGCTAAAAAGCCCTCGCAGATTTAAAACCATCTCAAATAAGTCCCTCCATCCCCGTCTTCTTCCTCCGCCTTCCTCCACCGTCGACAGGGGCCGGCGCCGCCCAGCTGCGTGATTCGCCGCCCACCAGGAAGTcctccgccgccgtcgccacgTACCTGCGCCCGCCTCAAGCTCCAGCGCGTCCTCCTTGAGCTCCCGCGGATCCTCCTCGAGCTCCCGCGCGTGCGCCGCCGTAGTTCCTCCCGGCCGTGATCCCCTTCGGGTGTCGCCGGAAACTGGACCAGGAGCTCGCGTGCTTCCTCCTCGATCTCCCGCGCGAGCCCCTGCTGCTCCTTCTCCCCTGCCCGCGCGCCCGTGCGGCTGCTTCTCCCCTGCCGCTGGTGGAGCTCGTCTGCCCCTGCTGCTGCTCGTCTTcccctgctgctgctgctcgtcTGCCCCGACGCTGCCCGTGCGGTAGGGCCGTCGCCGCCGCTGCTTCCCTGACGCTGCTCCATCCCCGCCCGATCGAGGTGATTTCTCCTGCCACGAGAAACAAATTGATTCCAGTGTCAAGCAAAGTGATTCCTGTACATGATTCCAATATTTTTGGAAACAAATTGATTCCAGTGAGAAAATCAAGCAAAGTGATTCCAGAATTTTTGGAAACAAATTGATTCTAGTGTAATTAGTGAGAAATTCAAGAAAATTGATTCTAGTGAGGCGCAGGACCTGCTACTCTGCTCCCGTGAGCCTGCCCGTCGTGCTGCTACTCTGCTCCTGCTAACTGCTTGcagtgctgctgctgctgatgcTCCATCGCccgtgctgctgctgctgaccaTCTACTATTGATCCAAGTGACCGTGGTGCTACTGTCTGATCTCTGAAGAAGGTACTGCTACCTGAAAATTGTGTGCCTGATAGATCAAATGACTGTGTTGCTTTGTAGTCAAATTTAAAAATCTCTGTTACTGTAATTGCAGTAGATCAAATGATTCAAATCCATTTACTGTTACAAGATCCTGAAAATTCAAATTCAGTCACTGTTACAACCCCAAAAAGAATTTATGGGTGCCTGATAGATTAAAATTTTAAATTGCGTGATTGATAGTGTTGGAAGCAATTGTGTGTGACTGTTGACTGCAAATTTTCTGAATGCAAATTTGTAATGCATGAAACATAAAGGCACATATTCACACTAAATCAGTTTCGACAGTGTCAAAGCATACAGTAGTAGTGATAGTAATTTTGATAATTCAAGCAAATTAATTGAACCTATCTATGCTTGACATGGCACAGAAAAAATCAGTAGATCCTAACCTCTTTTTTACTGCCATGAATGAATTTGTCTTATTTCTGCTATTTTGGAGTAGGTTTTTCCTTCTTTGTCTCTGAACTGTGATGTGCTCTGCTAAAGTGCTAATGCCACTAAATCATCTTGTTCTGCCTGGATTAACAACTGGCCCATGTATTTTCCCTTCATTCACCACCAACTTTACTCTACTTACAGTAGTTCCTCTAGTAATAGTTCTAGAGACAGTGTTTGTTCAGATCATAATTGCTCTGCATCTACTGATTTTTTCTGTGCCATGTCAAGCATAGATAGGTTCAATTAATTTGCTTGAATTATCAAAATTACTATCACTACTACTGTATGCTTTGACACTGTCGAAACTGATTTAGTGTGAATATGTGCCTTTATGTTTCATGCATTACAAATTTGCATTCAGAAAATTTGCAGTCAACAGTCACACACAATTGCTTCCAACACTATCAATCACACAATTTAAAATTTTAATCTATCAGGCACCCATAAATTCTTTTTGGGGTTGTAACAGTGACTGAATTTGAATTTTCAGGATCTTGTAACAGTAAATGGATTTGAATCATTTGATCTACTGCAATTACAGTAACAGAGATTTTTAAATTTGACTCCGGCAGGGGAGAAGCAGCCGCACGGGCGCGCGGGCAGGGGAGAAGGAGCAGCAGGGGCTCGCGCGGGAGATCGAGGAGGAAGCACGCGAGCTCCTGGTCCAGTTTCCGGCGACACCCGAAGGGGATCACGGCCGGGAGGAACTACGGCGGCGCACGCGCGGGAGCTCGAGGAGGATCCGCGGGAGCTCAAGGAGGACGCGCTGGAGCTTGAGGCGGGCGCAGGTAcgtggcgacggcggcggaggACTTCCTGGTGGGCGGCGAATCGCGCAGCTGGGCGGCGCCGGCCCCTGTCGACGGTGGAGGAAGGCGGAGGAAGAAGACGGGGATGGAGGGACTTATTTGAGATGGTTTTAAATCTGCGAGGGCTTTTTAGCAAAATTACAAATGAACTGAGCCTGCGACATGTTtttcgggacggagggagtatattacAAAATCAAATTTACATTTTAAAATAGTCTTGCATTTGAAAATGTTAAAATATGTGCAAAAATGTTTTTGATGCACACCAaaaatgtactccctccattccataatgtagtgcttcctctatcctcgtgcttcaactttgaccgtaaatttaactatcaagaccgattgcggtgggagcaaaaattatatcagtgaattcgtattcgaaagaagttttcaattatatatttttttctcccgtcgcagttggtctcgttggttaaatttatggtcaaagttggatctcacaaagcgcgggcgcactatatttgggaatggagggagtacgaATGTCAAACAAAAAAAGTAGAACATGTTAAACATGTGTACGGAAAATGTTAGTCATGTGTACAAAAAATGTTTACACGTTATATACAAATTTTTCATGTAATTAAAAAAATGATTCACTGTCCATGGTTACTTTAAGATGTGTGCTACTTCTTTTAATTTTTTTAGAACTTATCTTGTTTTAAAGCTTAACATTGTGTTCTCCCTCTCGTTCGAAAGTGCATCTTAATGTTTCATTATGTAATATCCTCGTCTACCAGCGAACCAAAACAAGTGTATTACCTTTTTTAAAATGAATGTATTAGCTTTTGTTGGTACGCAAAGAAACATGATGATACATATTGAAGCAAGAAAAAAATGTAACATTTTAAAACAAATAAAATTTTACAACAACCACAATGGTAACACGGATCTCAAAATAACCATGAACGGTGGATCTATGCATGGTAGATAAACCACCTACCCCTTAACTCTGAATAACATAACCAATTTCAGAgaagttttttttttctttttctgaaaAAAATAGAGAGAGAATGTAACATGGACTTGGCCCGGAAGGAGGACTACGGGCTGCTGGCGCAAAAAATAGGCCCATCAGTTACTGCAAATGGGCTCAAATCTTCGTAAAAAAGACACACTAGCTCGCAAAATACGGGAGTCCACGGAGATAGAGCAACGCAAACAGAGAGCCCAGGAAGCGTACTCCCAGCTCACATGGCCCACGAAATACCACCGCACTTAAAAAAAGAACGTGGCCCACGAAAAAAAAGAACGTGACCCACGAAATACCACCGCACTTAATTCGGGAATGAGTTATATACGATCCCTAAAAAAATCGGGAGTTATATAGGAGTACAAAacaaaattaaaataaaaaagaTCGCGGTGGCGCAGCACGCCACCGGCAACACGTTGCTCTCGTGAGTCGCGCGCCTTCAATTCTCCTCTCCTCTCCGGCCCCGATGTCTCCGTTCCATCCGTTCGTCTCACCCGTCCGCCAATCCAGCCACCTACATGCGGGCCCATATCCCATCCGGGCCCACGGCCGAGCGACACGTTTCATGAACTCAGCTGCCTCCGGAGAGGAAGGAATATGCCGCGCGCACTCTCCGTCGTGTGATTGGCGGGCGCGTCTCTTCCTTTCTTTCTTGCTTCTCCctttccccctcctcctcctccttgacTTCGCCGCCGTCTCACTCGCAACGCCCCCCGTCTGCTATCCCTTCCCTGGAAGTTGGGAGTGGAGGAGCTTGCCGACGCGCCGACGCAGGCGAGGTAAGGGATTTCCTTCACCGATTAAGCCAAGCATCTGCTCTATCTAGTTACTGATGCCGGCAGTACTAGTATAAAATTGACCTCTTGCTTGCCGTCACCACACATCAGTTTGGCTGTTAGGTTCAATCCGTTTTTAGTTCTTGGGAGTCCAAGCTTGGTCCATATATATGCCACTTGCTGTTCTTGGATGGATGGATGGGTGTGTTGTGTGATTTGCCTATATGTCAGTTTGGTTGGTGCAAATCCTGATGATATAAACTGCTATGGTTTCTACTGCACTGAAAAACTGTACTGAATCTGCAATAAATCTGATGACATACATACTAGTAGTAGTTGTTGCCAGTTCCCCTGTTTCAGGGGAAGTTATAGAAGGGCGTTGCCAGAGTTGTAAAATTTGCTCGTTTATCTGAGAATTTGGGTTCTATGTCCTGAATGGCACATATCACTGTTTGACTTCCAAGTTGGCTTCAACCACACATGAACAAGGATGAATTGGCTAACTGCGGCTGATTTTTTTTACATCAGGTTCTTTTGAGTTTCTGAGACCATGGGGCAGAGGCTCCTATTACTGGTGACCACCTGTCTGTGGGCTCTTTCATGCGCCGTGCCGCACCACGCTTCCTCGCGTGATGGACTGCTTAGGATCAACCTCAACAAGAAGAGCTTGACCCATGAATCTCTGGCCGCAGCAAAGGCCGCGAGGCAGCACGATGCCCTCCGACTGAAGAGCGGCGATTCAGACAGCGACATCGTGCCTCTTGTCGACTACCTCAACACACAGTACTATGGGGTCATCGGCCTCGGCACGCCGCCGCAGAATTTCACAGTGATATTTGACACTGGGAGCTCCAACCTCTGGGTTCCCTCGGCGAAATGCTATTTCTCGGTCAGTGTTCATGCCGCAAATTTACCGAATTCATGTGTGCTTTAACCTGTGGCAGTCTTGTACGTTATGTTTTTTCTTTTCCTTGATATGAATGCAAATGGACTGCAGATAGCATGCTACCTCCACCCCAAATACAAGTCGAGCAAGTCAAGCACTTACAAAGCAGATGGTATGATTCGCTTTTCTGAAGTCAGGATCGCATGTTTGCGCTATTCACGAGATTATTGCTGAATTTCATATGTGTTCTCTGTTGAAATTATTCAGGTGAGACTTGCAAAATTACATATGGTTCTGGAGCAATCTCTGGATTTTTCAGCAATGATAATGTGTTGGTTGGGGACCTTGTTGTGAAAAATCAGGTAACTTAGAAGTTGAGTATAATAATTCCTCATGTTAACCTTCACCTAGTACAACTCTAAAATGCTTCAATTTATTTTCTCATCTCAGAAATTCATCGAGACAACACGTGAAACAAGTGTTAGTTTTATCGTCGGGAAGTTTGATGGCATCCTTGGCCTTGGCTACCCTGACATCTCCGTTGGAAAAGCCCCTCCAGTATGGTACGTCGTCAAGTTATTTAGACCGTTTGTCTACAATCACATCAGCCACATCGCCAGTTTATTAACTGAACAAGTCCTTTATCTTTTGTGCGACAACAGGCTGAGCATGCAAGAGCAGAAGTTGCTCGCTGACGACGTATTCTCATTTTGGCTTAACCGGGATTCTGATGCACTTTCTGGCGGTGAGCTCGTCTTCGGTGGCATGGACCCGGATCACTATAAGGGAAACCACACCTATGTCCCTGTGAGCCGCAAAGGTTACTGGCAGTTTAACATGGGTGATCTCTTGATTGATGGCCACTCTACTGGCTTCTGTGCAAAAGGCTGTGCTGCTATTGTGGACTCCGGGACTTCCCTGCTGGCTGGCCCAACAGTATGCATCGATATCTTGAAATTAGTTATCCAAATATTTTCCGTATTTATTCTGTATTTGTATGAGCATGGCCACTGAACCACAGATTTCGTTGCTAAGCGGGAGTTACTGATCACTGGATTAATTACTTTTGAATGAAGCTGAATGCTAGATAGTGTCTGGTATCTGTCAAATATAGTGAAGGCCTTGAAGTACTGAACTAGATTATGGCCTATGCCAATATGGCATGACTAAATGGTTGCCtatgttgtgatgtttgcagGCTATAGTTGCGCAGGTGAACCATGCAATTGGAGCTGAGGGAATTATCAGCACCGAATgtaaagaggtggtgagccagtACGGAGAGATGATCCTAGAATTGTTAATAGCACAGGTTTGCCATTTTCTCTGCTTTCCATCCCTTGTTCAAATTTCCATCCATGGAAGAGTTTTTCGTGAGATGGTTCTTCTATGAATTAACCCTGAACTGTAACTGATGTGACAATGCAATATGTTCGTGCAGACACAGCCACAGAAAGTTTGCAGTCAGATTGGTCTGTGTTTGTTTGATGGTACTCACTCTGTCAGGTTAGTTCCTTATGACAGAACGTTGTAATCTACATGAATAAACCTGCCCTTTCAGTACTACTATTAAACTCCTTTTCACGATGGGATAATATTTTTGCAGCAACGGGATTGAATCCGTTGTCGGTAAAGAAAATGTTGGCTCGGATGTTATGTGCACAGCCTGTGAGATGGCTGTTGTGTGGATAGAGAACCAGCTCcgtgaaaacaaaacaaaggagcTGATATTGCAATATGCTAACCAGGTTACTTCCTTTGTGATCTGCTTTGCCCTTTTCCATTCTCTGCTGCAATGTAATTCGTGAAAAAAATGGGTAATTTGTGACAAGATTTTTGCCTTTTATCTCCCAGCTGTGTGAGCGTCTACCGAGCCCAAATGGAGAGTCAACAGTCAGCTGCCATGAGATGTCAAAGATGCCGAATCTTGCTTTCACCATCGCAAGCAAGACTTTCGTGCTAACACCAGAGCAGGTGCTTTTTTGGTTACTTACAGCTCATTTCTCTAGTTCAGTAAATCAATAATTTTACCATATGTTGTCCTTGGTAAACAGTCAATCTACTTTACCATATGAATATTTTCTCAGCATGCTGTGAATAAGTTATCGGCGAACTTAGAACATCTGTGTAGTTCATACAATACTTTTGAAGGTTATTTTGAAGTATATATATTTCCTAGGAATCTTATACCTTTAGAGTGAGATAGATATATGTACAGACAAATAGGTTGAATCAAAACTTAGAAACCTATTGATCAAGTTCTTAAAAGAGAATCTCTTGGATCGAGATTTAGGATGAGGCGATTAGTACATGGCATGTGATTGAATTTTGTTGGAAAGCAAATTCCATTGACTTCATTGTTTGTTCTTCTCTATTCTAGTCTGCTTCATATCTTGATGTTTCCTTCTAATACACAACAACATGCATTTAGGTGCATGTTCGAGAAAAAAAGGTTTCAAACTTCTGAAGTTTAGTACCCATCTATATCCATCGCTGCACATCTCCATGCATCCTTACACTATGTGAAACCTGTGTTGCAGTACGTTGTGAAACTGGAGCAATCAGGGCAAACCGTCTGCATCAGTGGGTTCATGGCATTCGACATACCGCCCCCACGTGGTCCTCTCTGGTATGCAGCATAACACCTCACACCACCTTCATTTCGCCTCCTTTTTTCTCCTCTTGCAGGTGCAACATTTTCCATGAACCCTTGTAGGATTCTTGGGGATGTCTTCATGGGCGCTTACCACACCGTGTTCGACTTCGGCAAGGACAGAATCGGGTTTGCGGAATCGGCTTGAGGAGTCGAGAGCACTGTGATGTTTCCGAAGGTTTCCACGCACGTATCCTAGAATAGTTTGGGTATCTTGGAGATGGGAGCCCTGCTGTAAAGGAATTGATAGGTAAAAAGCTGAAACAAAAGAGAGAGCCTTTTATTTCTTTCTTAAACAAAGAATAAATGGATGCTTGAACTCTGAAGAAAAAAAGTACATTTGTATCCATTATGGCCCTTCGTGTGTAATGAAGAATGGAGTGCTTGCACGATGAGAACCGAGAGTAAATAGGCAACACATGGTTTGTAAAAAGGTTTATTGTATTTGTAAACATACGACGACGTAACAAACAATTCAATATACGCTTCTTTCTGGAGTATTTCTTCATTTTGCTACAAATCGAATGCCAGATTTTTGACCATGGCAAATCGAACGTTTTTCATGACAATTATTGTTAGCGCGAGGATTATCGTTTATTTCTTCTTCCTTTGGTCTTTCCTTTTCTTGGTGATTCTTTAGGTATTTTGTGTTACAGTTTTgttaaagcacatctagatgtgccataagtattgcacatctaagtcatatgtCATTGATCGTACATTGAGATTTGTGTGaatattttctttctctttttttttctctttatACTTGATTCACTCACTTAAATGTGCAATaactaaagcacatctagatgtgccctagacaca
Coding sequences within it:
- the LOC125547693 gene encoding aspartic proteinase gives rise to the protein MGQRLLLLVTTCLWALSCAVPHHASSRDGLLRINLNKKSLTHESLAAAKAARQHDALRLKSGDSDSDIVPLVDYLNTQYYGVIGLGTPPQNFTVIFDTGSSNLWVPSAKCYFSIACYLHPKYKSSKSSTYKADGETCKITYGSGAISGFFSNDNVLVGDLVVKNQKFIETTRETSVSFIVGKFDGILGLGYPDISVGKAPPVWLSMQEQKLLADDVFSFWLNRDSDALSGGELVFGGMDPDHYKGNHTYVPVSRKGYWQFNMGDLLIDGHSTGFCAKGCAAIVDSGTSLLAGPTAIVAQVNHAIGAEGIISTECKEVVSQYGEMILELLIAQTQPQKVCSQIGLCLFDGTHSVSNGIESVVGKENVGSDVMCTACEMAVVWIENQLRENKTKELILQYANQLCERLPSPNGESTVSCHEMSKMPNLAFTIASKTFVLTPEQYVVKLEQSGQTVCISGFMAFDIPPPRGPLWILGDVFMGAYHTVFDFGKDRIGFAESA